One genomic window of Luteitalea pratensis includes the following:
- a CDS encoding FHA domain-containing protein codes for MPKVIIWRDGAIETEFDPGHRDWRMGRSETNDITLLDPRKSVSRFHAELREENGRWVFIDLNSQNGSWKDGQRVNRLVLEHGHEVLFGDYKMAFQDVKVAAPPPPPPRRGAALVATDDVPIAPDQTLLVPGKAQPPGHIERSTADGAGAAVSSATPASPAPLPPGRLKAKPLRKGVNPVILVLFLVAMLGAVAAVAWKVLSSGTEERPVVQAETPAAPPAQTPAAAPPPVAPPPVDVPPALPPPGVAVTQGQTPATTPAPPPTSPTPGSKAGPEVAPPRPKRVPPPPPKDNPAIVVRYDEGRRAIRAGHFIEAERAFQAVLQMQPGFRDTQTLLAQARDGQSTARQKSLADGRAFEASGDWTRAIAAYERAGAADMASAARSKMTVAGDDAYRKARQFDARNRPIEAMTWYQRAVQWLPDSDARKATAQERLAALKGGGA; via the coding sequence ATGCCGAAGGTGATCATCTGGCGCGATGGCGCCATCGAAACCGAGTTCGACCCCGGCCATCGTGACTGGCGCATGGGGCGATCGGAGACCAACGACATCACGTTGCTCGACCCGCGCAAGTCGGTGTCGCGCTTCCATGCGGAGCTCCGCGAGGAGAACGGACGCTGGGTCTTCATCGACCTGAACAGCCAGAACGGCAGCTGGAAGGACGGCCAGCGCGTCAATCGGCTGGTGCTCGAGCACGGCCATGAAGTGCTGTTCGGCGACTACAAGATGGCGTTCCAGGACGTCAAGGTCGCGGCGCCTCCACCGCCGCCGCCACGTCGAGGGGCCGCGCTGGTGGCGACCGACGACGTGCCGATTGCGCCGGATCAGACGCTGCTGGTGCCGGGCAAGGCGCAACCGCCCGGCCACATCGAGAGATCCACCGCCGATGGCGCCGGCGCGGCGGTGTCGTCTGCCACGCCGGCCTCACCCGCACCGTTGCCGCCAGGCAGGCTGAAGGCCAAGCCGCTGCGCAAGGGCGTCAATCCGGTCATCCTCGTACTCTTCCTGGTGGCCATGCTCGGTGCGGTGGCGGCAGTCGCGTGGAAAGTCCTGTCGTCTGGCACCGAGGAGCGACCTGTTGTCCAGGCCGAGACGCCGGCAGCTCCGCCGGCCCAGACACCGGCGGCCGCACCGCCGCCCGTCGCGCCGCCCCCTGTCGATGTGCCGCCGGCGCTGCCTCCGCCTGGCGTCGCCGTGACGCAGGGACAGACGCCGGCGACCACACCTGCGCCACCTCCCACGTCGCCAACGCCGGGCAGCAAGGCCGGTCCCGAGGTGGCGCCGCCGCGGCCCAAGCGTGTACCGCCTCCGCCGCCCAAGGACAACCCGGCGATCGTCGTGCGTTACGACGAGGGCCGCCGTGCGATCCGTGCCGGTCACTTCATCGAAGCCGAGCGCGCCTTCCAGGCCGTGCTCCAGATGCAGCCCGGCTTCCGCGACACGCAGACCTTGCTCGCGCAGGCGAGGGACGGCCAGTCGACGGCGCGCCAGAAGTCCCTCGCAGATGGGCGGGCCTTCGAGGCGAGCGGCGATTGGACGCGGGCCATCGCCGCGTACGAACGTGCCGGCGCCGCCGACATGGCCAGCGCTGCGCGGTCGAAGATGACGGTCGCGGGTGACGATGCCTACCGCAAGGCGCGGCAGTTCGACGCCCGCAACCGGCCCATCGAAGCGATGACGTGGTACCAGCGTGCGGTCCAGTGGCTGCCCGACAGCGACGCGCGCAAGGCCACCGCGCAGGAACGGCTCGCGGCGCTCAAGGGAGGCGGCGCGTGA